A part of Miscanthus floridulus cultivar M001 chromosome 6, ASM1932011v1, whole genome shotgun sequence genomic DNA contains:
- the LOC136460809 gene encoding uncharacterized protein, with protein sequence MSGLNDDNAGPDVDAYDSDGSGKDDLYVDDEAGCEVFEHVTNLENPTIACGVTFEDGDTFKRAIRQFVVLNEFEIVALYSESTRYRGICKGSKSKKKRCKWRIHASQLQDGKTWQIKKMYEKHTCPSTSKLHQNCMANNAWVRDRIIDILREEPIIGAAALKKDLEKKYNITLSYYVVFDGRRMALEEINGKWNDSFDDAFSFKAKVERTNPGSIVEIEWENVRKKMRFSRMFVALKSCVDGFLNGCRPFLGVDSTVLTGRWRGQLASRSVVDGNTWLFLVAYGVFGSESADSWKWFFEKLQTAIGSPPRLVISTDAGKGIDSAVTSVFSNGVEHRECMRHLVKNF encoded by the exons ATGTCTGGCCTTAATGATGATAATGCAGGTCCAGATGTTGATGCTTATGACTCTGATGGTAGTGGTAaggatgatctttatgttgatgATGAAGCTGGTTGTGAAGTTTTTGAACATGTCACTAACTTAGAAAACCCAACCATAGCTTGTGGGGTCACATTTGAGGATGGGGATACCTTTAAGAGAGCAATTAGACAATTTGTAGTACTAAATGAGTTTGAAATTGTAGCTCTTTATAGTGAGTCAACAAGGTATAGAGGGATCTGCAAGGGTtcaaagagcaagaagaagaggtgtaAGTGGAGGATTCATGCATCTCAGCTACAAGATGGCAAAACTTGGCAG ATAAAGAAGATGTATGAGAAGCATACTTGTCCAAGCACATCCAAACTGCATCAAAATTGTATGGCTAACAATGCCTGGGTGAGGGACAGGATAATTGACATCCTCAGAGAGGAACCGATAATAGGGGCAGCAGCATTGAAGAAAGACCTAGAGAAGAAGTATAACATTACTTTGTCATACTATGTGGTCTTTGATGGCAGACGGATGGCTCTAGAAGAAATTAATGGTAAGTGGAACGACAGTTTCGATGATGCCTTTAGTTTCAAGGCAAAGGTTGAGAGAACCAATCCTGGTAGCATTGTGGAAATTGAATGGGAAAATGTGCGAAAGAAGATGAGATTCTCAAGGATGTTTGTGGCACTAAAGTCATGTGTTGATGGATTCTTGAATGGATGCAGACCCTTCTTGGGAGTTGATTCAACAGTGCTAACAGGGAGGTGGAGAGGACAGCTAGCCTCTAGATCAGTAGTAGATGGAAACACCTGGTTGTTTCTAGTTGCTTATGGTGTGTTTGGTTCAGAATCCGCTGATAGTTGGAAATGGTTCTTTGAGAAGCTACAGACTGCAATTGGCTCCCCACCAAGACTTGTAATCTCTACAGATGCTGGTAAAGGAATTGACAGTGCAGTGACTTCAGTTTTTTCAAATGGAGTTGAGCATAGAGAGTGCATGAGGCATTTGGTGAAGAACTTCTAG